In Spinacia oleracea cultivar Varoflay chromosome 5, BTI_SOV_V1, whole genome shotgun sequence, a single window of DNA contains:
- the LOC110798853 gene encoding 9-cis-epoxycarotenoid dioxygenase NCED2, chloroplastic-like — MMNPALTNPCTKSDWAQLAFNSSPKKAMICTRKLSKENIGYNYYTSSNNNIQCATASPSILHFPNTTHDNNVKNPPTKPQQLKKWNIFQKAVGAAIDMVETALVSLERSQPLPKTSDPKVQIAGNFAPVPEMPVKQSLHVTGEIPGCIDGVYVRNGANPLFEPTAGHHLFDGDGMVHAVTIHDGVASYACRFTETSRLAQERDLGRAVFPKAIGELHGHSGIARLMLFYSRGLFGLIDNEHGMGVANAGLVYFNDRLLAMSEDDIPYQVRVTPAGDLKTVGRFDFKGQLTSTMIAHPKLDPESKELFALSYDVLKAPYLKYFKFSQDGEKSADVDIPLNEPTMMHDFAITKKFVVIPDQQVVFKMKEMITGGSPVVYDKNKTSRFGIMRKDAKDASDITWVTSPHTFCFHLWNAWEESETEEIVVIGSCMTPPDSIFNECDENLQSVLSEIRLNLRTGESTRRPIIDFSQHPHINLEAGMVNRNLLGRKTRFAYLAISEPWPKVSGFAKVDLITGEVKKFMYGSEKYGGEPFFLPHDNSILDESEDDGYIMGFVHDEEECKSELLIVNAQTLQLEAAVKLPSRVPYGFHGTFVRSEDLSHQA, encoded by the coding sequence ATGATGAATCCAGCATTAACAAATCCTTGTACAAAATCTGATTGGGCCCAATTAGCTTTCAATTCGAGCCCGAAGAaggctatgatttgtacaagaaAACTCAGTAAAGAAAACATTGGTTATAATTATTACActagtagtaataataatattcAGTGTGCTACTGCTTCTCCTTCAATTCttcattttccaaacacaacaCATGACAACAACGTCAAAAACCCACCAACTAAACCACAACAACTTAAGAAATGGAATATATTTCAAAAGGCAGTTGGGGCCGCCATAGATATGGTGGAAACCGCCCTAGTGAGCCTAGAGCGGTCTCAACCACTCCCGAAGACGTCCGACCCGAAAGTGCAAATAGCTGGAAATTTCGCCCCTGTGCCGGAGATGCCAGTTAAACAATCTCTCCATGTAACGGGCGAAATTCCGGGTTGCATTGATGGAGTTTACGTACGAAACGGTGCTAATCCGTTGTTCGAGCCGACTGCTGGTCACCATTTGTTTGATGGGGATGGGATGGTTCATGCTGTGACTATCCATGACGGTGTTGCTAGCTATGCTTGTCGGTTTACTGAGACTAGTAGGCTAGCACAAGAGCGTGACCTCGGGCGAGCCGTGTTCCCAAAAGCAATCGGTGAATTACATGGTCATTCCGGGATTGCGAGGCTCATGTTGTTCTACTCCCGTGGGCTTTTTGGATTAATAGACAATGAACATGGTATGGGAGTTGCTAACGCTGGCTTGGTATACTTCAATGACCGGTTACTTGCTATGTCCGAAGATGACATACCCTACCAAGTAAGGGTCACCCCAGCTGGTGACCTTAAAACGGTAGGTCGATTTGATTTTAAAGGTCAGCTAACATCCACGATGATAGCTCACCCTAAACTCGACCCTGAGTCGAAAGAGCTATTCGCTCTCAGCTATGACGTCCTCAAAGCGCCGTATTTGAAGTATTTTAAGTTTTCCCAAGACGGGGAGAAATCAGCAGACGTCGATATCCCGTTAAATGAACCTACTATGATGCATGATTTCGCGATCACTAAGAAGTTCGTAGTGATCCCAGACCAACAAGTTGTGTTCAAGATGAAGGAAATGATTACCGGAGGATCACCCGTTGTATACGACAAGAACAAAACGTCGCGTTTTGGTATAATGCGTAAGGATGCTAAAGATGCATCAGATATTACTTGGGTAACCTCCCCTCATACATTTTGTTTCCATCTGTGGAATGCCTGGGAAGaatctgaaaccgaggaaaTTGTGGTAATTGGATCATGCATGACTCCTCCTGACTCTATTTTCAATGAGTGTGACGAGAATCTTCAAAGTGTGCTATCCGAAATCAGGCTGAATCTACGGACGGGTGAGTCGACTCGACGACCCATTATTGATTTTAGCCAACATCCTCATATAAATCTTGAGGCCGGTATGGTGAATCGGAACTTACTTGGACGAAAAACCCGGTTCGCTTACTTGGCCATATCGGAACCTTGGCCTAAGGTATCAGGGTTTGCCAAGGTGGATTTGATTACGGGTGAGGTAAAAAAGTTTATGTACGGCAGTGAAAAATATGGTGGCGAACCATTCTTTTTACCGCACGACAATAGTATCTTGGATGAGTCAGAAGATGATGGGTATATCATGGGATTTGTCCACGATGAGGAGGAATGCAAGTCGGAATTATTGATTGTCAATGCACAAACTTTACAACTTGAAGCCGCTGTTAAATTACCATCAAGAGTTCCTTATGGTTTTCACGGCACCTTCGTTAGATCAGAGGACTTGAGTCATCAGGCTTAA